In Armatimonadota bacterium, a single genomic region encodes these proteins:
- the ilvC gene encoding ketol-acid reductoisomerase produces the protein MATIYYTKDVNPELIKSLKVAIIGYGSQGHAHALNLKDSGVEVCTALYEGSKSWAKAEEAGLPVKTVADATQWADVLMFCVPDVPMANIYKTGVEPHLRDGQLLLFAHGLNIHFNLIEVPANVDVAMIAPKGPGHRLRAEYVGGAGMPCLIAIHQDPSGTAKQKALSYAWGIGGAQAGILETTFKEETETDLFGEQAVLCGGLSELIKAGFETLVEAGYQPEAAYFECLHETKLIVDLLYEGGLNYMRFSVSETAEWGDYVAGSKVINAESRAAMKGLLKDIQDGTFAKRWIAENEAGLPEMNRIRAENRSHQIEKVGAELRAMMPFIKAKVAP, from the coding sequence ATGGCAACCATTTACTACACCAAAGACGTCAACCCCGAGCTGATTAAGTCGCTCAAAGTCGCCATCATCGGCTACGGCTCGCAGGGCCATGCCCACGCTCTTAACCTCAAGGACTCGGGAGTCGAGGTCTGCACCGCTCTCTACGAAGGCAGCAAGAGCTGGGCGAAGGCGGAAGAAGCTGGCCTGCCCGTCAAGACCGTCGCCGACGCCACCCAGTGGGCAGATGTCCTTATGTTCTGTGTCCCCGATGTTCCGATGGCGAACATCTACAAAACCGGCGTTGAGCCGCACCTCCGCGATGGCCAGCTCCTGCTATTCGCTCATGGACTCAATATCCACTTCAACCTCATCGAGGTTCCCGCGAACGTCGATGTCGCGATGATCGCTCCTAAAGGTCCTGGACACCGGCTCCGCGCCGAATATGTCGGCGGAGCCGGAATGCCCTGCCTCATCGCGATCCACCAAGACCCCTCCGGAACTGCAAAACAGAAGGCACTCAGCTACGCCTGGGGAATTGGCGGTGCCCAAGCCGGAATCCTCGAAACCACATTCAAGGAAGAAACCGAAACCGACCTCTTCGGCGAGCAAGCCGTCCTCTGCGGCGGCCTTTCGGAGTTGATCAAGGCAGGCTTTGAGACACTCGTCGAAGCCGGCTACCAGCCGGAGGCCGCCTACTTCGAGTGCCTGCATGAGACCAAGCTGATCGTTGACCTGTTGTACGAAGGCGGCCTCAACTACATGAGATTCTCCGTCTCCGAAACCGCCGAATGGGGCGACTACGTCGCCGGAAGCAAGGTCATCAACGCCGAATCTCGCGCCGCGATGAAGGGGCTCCTCAAGGACATCCAGGACGGCACCTTCGCCAAGCGATGGATCGCCGAAAACGAGGCTGGGCTACCCGAAATGAACCGTATTCGCGCCGAAAACCGAAGCCACCAGATCGAGAAAGTCGGTGCCGAACTTCGCGCAATGATGCCATTCATCAAAGCCAAAGTCGCCCCATGA
- the ilvN gene encoding acetolactate synthase small subunit, whose amino-acid sequence MSTTLHTITALVHNESGTLNRLASLFRRRMFSLSSLNAGDCEQEGFSRVTMVVEGDNNLLRQCVRQLDKLVDVVEVEDLPQAASVQRELAFFEVSATPENRRQVLDIADAMRCEVVHMEPETITLQVSAEPTRIDHINTLLAPFGIKQLVRSGLVAIRVRN is encoded by the coding sequence ATGAGCACAACACTACACACCATCACCGCCCTCGTCCACAACGAGTCAGGAACCCTAAACCGCTTGGCTTCCCTCTTCCGCCGCCGCATGTTCTCGCTTTCGAGCCTGAACGCCGGCGATTGCGAACAGGAAGGCTTTAGCCGAGTGACGATGGTCGTCGAGGGCGATAACAACTTGCTTCGTCAATGCGTTCGACAGCTTGACAAGTTGGTCGATGTTGTCGAAGTTGAGGATTTGCCGCAGGCGGCCTCGGTTCAGCGCGAGCTCGCCTTCTTCGAGGTCTCGGCGACGCCCGAAAATCGGCGGCAAGTGCTCGACATCGCCGACGCGATGCGATGCGAAGTTGTTCACATGGAGCCCGAAACCATCACCCTCCAAGTCTCAGCCGAACCAACTCGGATCGACCACATCAATACGCTACTTGCCCCATTTGGGATCAAGCAACTCGTCAGGAGCGGCCTCGTCGCGATCAGGGTGCGCAACTAA